GCCGACATAATTAGCGTCGTCGCCGGCGAGGAACACGTATCGCAGCGCGATGTCGCCGTCGTAGCCCGCTTTCTCGTAGACGATCCAGGGGGCTTGCTCGAAGGCGTTTTCGGCGATGTACGTATCTTTGTTCCGAATCGTGAAGGCGGCGTAGGCCGTGTTCCACGAATGGACGATACCGCCCGCCATGCCGTTGATTTCCGCGGTCGCGTCCCCTTCTTCGATGACGGCGAGCAGCGCGGCGTCGCCCCTCTTGATGCCGAACACCGGCGCGCGGAATTCCTGCTTGAAGCTGCCCCGGGGAGACTGGGTGAGCGCGCGGTCCGGACCGTACAGCTTGCCCGTCGTTAACAGCGTCGTCTTGCTGCCGTCGTTGTTGAAGCGCATCAAGGTGCCCGACCCGTCCGGGAGGAACAGGTACCCGTCTTCGCCGGTCTTGCCGGCGCCGAAATAACCCAGCAGCGACAGCCGCACGAGCTCGAACCGCTCCGTATCGTACTCAATGTCGCCGACCCGAAGCTTCGCGGTCAGCCCGTTCCCTTCGAGCGCGTAGTCGACGGCGAGCTTGAAGTACGGGAACGCGGCGTCGTCCCCGCTGTACCCGATCTTCTCGTACTCCGCTTCCAGCATCTCGTACGTGTACCCGGCTTCTTGAACGAGTCCCTCCAGCACGCGCTTGTCGCGGTCGTTCAGCGACGTCTTCAGCGAGTACACGCCCGTTCCTTCGTCGAGGATGTAATACGCCTGCGCCTGCCGCTTGCCCCGTTCGCTCTCGATCTTCTCCAAGATGAACATTTCGAAGCTCTCCTTCGTAATGCGCTGCGGCAGCAGCAGCCGCTGTTCCTCGCGGCCGAGCGTCATCTCCACCCGCATGCCGTTCGGCAGCTTCCCCCACTTCACTTGCCCGAGCTGCGCGGCATGCGCGTAGCTGTTCATCTCCGCTTCGCCTTCCTTGCCCTTCGTGCGGTACAGCAGTTCTACCTGCGACATCAGCTTCTGCTTGATGTCGTCGCTCGCCTTCGGATCTTCCGCCGCGTCGAGCGGATTCGAATAGAAGCGATGGCCCGACGCCTTATGCTCCACGGCGATGCCGCCGGTGCGGTTGTCGAAGAACAGGATCAAGTCGTCGTTCTCCGCGGCGGGCGCGAGTCCCGCTTCGGGGGAAGCGGGCTGCAGGGCGGGCGCCGACGCGGCCGGCTCCTCCTCCTCCGACTTCATGAGCGTCGGCTGCCATAGGAACAGGGCCGATCCCATTCCGATGGCGGTCAATAGGGCAACGATCCCTCTGGCTTTCATGCGGCCAACCTCCGATTTTCCCGGCTGTGCTACAGTCGGAACGTGATTTCGTCGACGATCGTCGCGAAGAACGTCTGCATTTTCTGCAAAATGTTAATGAACAACACGACGAGGAAGGCGACGAATCCCATGCCGACGACCGATATGGCGGACGTGTAGAAATTCTTGAACGGCGCGTAATCGTTCGTCACCATGACGCCGACGAAGATGAGCGCGAACGCCCAAGCGTAGGCGATCGTCGACAGCACGTTGACGAACTGCACCTCCTGCAGCGTCAAGACGTTGCTGAACAGCGCGGCGGGTACCTGGATGAGCACGATCGGCGTAAGCGCGTAGGCGGAGGCGATGAAAATATCCTTCAAGCTCCCCTCGCCGTCCATCAGCGTCGTCAGCCCCCAGTTGGCGCAAACCCACAGGACGAACGGGATCAACACCCGCAGCGCCGTGTCGTGCAGCTCGATGACGCGCCAGTCGGTCGGGAACAGCACGTATCCCCCGACCATCGTTCGCCAGACGTCGACGGCCATTACCAACGCTACGATCGTGACGGCCGCGCGGAAGCTGCCCCGCCGTTCGTGCTTCAAATCCCAGAAGCCGTCGAACGGGTGCACGATCAAGTGCAGCGCGTACAGCAGTTCTTCCTTGTACGTGCGCTTCCCCGCCTTCTTCCATCCGGCTGCGTTCACCCTTCGGGCGTACGCGAAAAACCGGGTCGCGAGCCAGATGAGCGCGGCCGCCGCGATCGGAATGAGCAGGATGATATTCCGCGCGACTTCCTTGCGGTACGCCGCGAACGCCTTGAAATATTGATCCCAGTCGTTCGCGAGCTTGTAGTTTTCCATCGCCTCGCGGTATTCCGCCTTGCGCATATGCGACATCGCCACGCCGGAGTAGGCGAGCTCGAAGCTCGGGTGCATCTTCAGCACCTCCCGCCAGGCGGCGATCGACGCGTCGTAGCTGCGCTCCTTCCGGTGGCGGATCGCCTCGGCGATCGCGTCGCCGTACGCCGTCCGCGCGAACACGGTGACCCGCGCCGTATTCGCGTCGAGCGCAAGCAGCTTCGCGCCTTGGTACGCGATCGCGACCGCCGCGCGGAAGACGCCGTTCTGGCTGCCGGTGCCGCCGAATGCGTACAGCAGGTTCCCTTCGCCGTCGTAGGTGAACAGCTTGTTCTGCGTCGCGTCCAGCGCCGTGTAGACGCCGTCCGCCGTCAACGCCGCGTCGATGAAGCGCGACACCGTCTCGGCCGTCTGCAGGTCGCCGGCCGGCGGGTATGCCCCGTTGCGCTTCAACACGTCGATGCCCGTGTTGTTGAGCCGCTTGATCGGTGCGTACTGGCTGCTGCGGTCGCGGTTGCGCATCGCTTGCAGCTGGTTTCTCGCGTTCAGTGCGCTGCTCGTCACGTACGCGAAGCCGAGCTCGTCGATCGCGATGTTGTTGTATTCGGTCGGCACGTTCTTGGCCGACCGGCTCCGCTGCGCGTCGGTCGTCACGAGCTCCCAGAACAGGTCGAGCGCCTTCGGCTCGACCTTCTCGGCGCCGACGAAGCCGTCGAAGCGGCCGTCCGCGTTCAGCGCGATGACCCCCATGTTCGTGCTCTTGGAGATGACGTACATACGGCCGGCCTGATCGACGCCGACGGCGCTCGGCTCGTAGATGAACCCCGCGGGCAGCACGTCCGCGTCAGGCGCCTCGAAGACGTTCAGGAGACTCCCGTCCGGACGGAGCGCCACGATTCTGGCGTTCTTCGCATCCGCGACGTACAGCGTCCCGTCGTCCGTCACGAAGAGGCCCGCCGGCGCGTTGAAGCCGTCCTCCGTTCCGTCCGCGCGCGCGAACGAGCGGATCTCCCGTTGGAACCGGTATTGTTCGTCCAGGACGACGATCCGGTGATTGCCCGTATCGGCGATATACACCCGGCCGTCCGGGCCCGTCACGAGATCCTGGGGCTGGTTGAGCCCCGTCCCGTCGGCGATGCCCATGTCGATCGCGCCGACGACCCGGTCGGGCACGTACGCGTCGGGGGACACGACGTAATTCCCTTCGTAGTCGTACGTGTACGTCTTATACGGCACCATCGCGGAAGCGGAACCGGCGCCGGCGCCGAGGAGCAGGCAGACGGCCGCGCCGGCTAAGATGCGCGTTTTCCACGTTTTCCAAACCATCCGTTCTCCCTCCTTCCCCTCGGCCTATTCCTTCATCCCCGACGCGGACATCGTCTCGATGATTTTCGATTGCGAAATAATGAACACGATGATCGGCACGATCATCATCATGACCGCGGCGGCCGACCCCGTGCCCGTCCGGGCGATGCCGCCGGCGAGAATTTGCGACAGCGCATAGTTCAGCGTCTTCAGCTCTTCGCTCTGGATGAATTGATTCGCGCCGATGCCCCACAGCCCTTGGATCGAGAAAATAATCAGCGTCAGCCACGCCGGCTTCACCATCGGCATCGCGATATGCCAGAAAATCTTCCATTCGCTCGCGCCGTCCATCCGGGCCGACTCGAGCACGGCGTCCGGGATCATCTGGTCCATGAATTGCTTCATTAAATACAACCCCAGAGAGGACGCGAACGCCGGGACGATCAGCGCGCTGTACGAGTCGATCCACCCGAGCGACGCGATAATGATGAAGTTCGGAATTTGCGTGACGGTGCCGCTGAACATGAGCGACAGCACGACGATAGAAAATAGGAACCCCTTGCCGGGAAACGTGTGTTTGGATAACACGTACGCGCATAACGACGCGAGCACGACGTGGCCGGCGGTGCCGACGGCGGTAATGAACGCCGTGTTGAACACGTACCGGCTGAACGGCACCCACGAATCGCTCATGACGACGAACAGATCGCGGAAGTTTTCGAGCGTCGGATGGTTCACCAGAAACCGCGGCGGGAAATACCATAACTCCTCCAGCGGCTTGATCGCGTTGGAGACGGCGTACACCATCGGCAGCACCATGAATAGTCCGAACGCCGTCAGAAATAAGTAGATGCCGAAGTCGGCGAAGTACGATCTACGGATTCCGTTCTTGCTTCGAGACAACTTGATGTGGATCATCGTTTACTCACCGACCTTCGACAGCAGCTTCTGTACGAGCTTGTTGGAGCCGATCATGATCAGGAACAGCACCGTGGCGATCGCGGAGGCGTATCCCATCTCGAACCGGACGGAGCCGTAATCCTCCAGATGGTTCACGATCGTGTGCGCCGCGTAATCGACGCTCGGCATGCCGCACAGCGCGGTCACGATCGCGCCCGAGCTGAACGCGCCGGTGATGCTCATGACCGCGCCGAACATGAGCTGCGGCTTCATGGAAGGCAGCGTCACGTACCACAGCTCCTGCCATCGGTTCCGGATCCCGTCCACCGCCGCGGCCTCGTACAGGCTGCGATCGATCCCCTGCAGGCCGGCGATGAACGACAGGAAGCTCGTGCCGACGCTGGTCCACAGGGCGACGAGGACGACGAGTCCCAGCATGTATTCGGGATTTTCGAACCAGAGAATCGGCGTCGAAATGAAGTTGTACCGGAGTAGCAGCGCGTTGGCGTACCCGTACGCGTCCTTGTTGAACAGCACGCCCCAGACCAGATAGATGTTGCCGGAGATCGACGGGGCGTAGAAAATCAAAGTCAGGAACGTCCGCCACGCTCTCGGCAGCTCGTTGATGAGCCACGCGAACACGAGACACATCGCATACCCGATCGGGCCGACCATGACCGCCATAAGGAACGTGTTGCCGATCGCCTTGACGAAGATGTCGTCGCCGAGAAACAGCCGAATATAATTGTCCATGCCGACGAACATCGGCGCCTCCAGCAGGTTGAACGACGTGAAGCCGAGCACCAGCGACACGAGCACGGGCAAGGCGGTGAACGTGAAAAACAGCAGCATATACGGCGCGGCGAACAAGTAGGATACCTTGTTTTTCTTCGCCGCCTTCCAGCCTTGCGCAAGCTTCCGGCCGAAAGCGCCTCGCGTTCTCCGGACGGCGGCCGGTCCGCCCATCGCGACGTCTCTATTCATCCTCGTCGCCCTCCAGACGGAATTCCTTCCGCTTCCGCGCGATCTCCTCGTCGGTTTCCCTCACGTAATCGAGCAGCGCCTCCGGATCTCCGTCGTTGTATGCCGCGGCGGCCGCGAAGCCGATGCTGCGAGTGACGTAATATCCTCCCGGCACTTCGGGCGTGCCGACGGCGTATGACCATTGCTCCATCAGGATGTCCGCCTCCCTCTCCGTCCACGGCATGCTCGCCAGCGCCTCCAGGTTCGCCGTCGCTTGCTTGGCCGACTTGCCGAGCACCGCTTCCATCTCCCTGCCGAACCGCGACTGGGTGTCGGCGCGCGTCCACCATTCCATAAAGCGCCATGCCGCTTCCTTGTCTTCGACGCCCTTCAGCATCATGACGGCGGTGCCCGTCGCCGGGGTCGCCCGATCGATCGTGCCGTCCGCCCGGACCGTGCCCGGCAGCGGCGCGAATTCCCACAGCCCTCGGATTTCCGGAGCGAAGGCGATCAGCTGGTTGTACGTCGTGTAATCGGCGATGCCGAGCGGCATCTCCCCGGTCCGGAACCGGTTCGCGAAGTCGTAATCTCGCGGGAACCGGTACGTCGTGAACAGCTCCGTCTGCTTCTGGAACGCTTCGACCGTGGCGTCCGCGTCGAGCGTGGATCGCGTGCGTCCCGCGTCGTACAGCTCAGCGCCGGTCTGATACAAGAAAATCTGAAGGCCCGTAATATCTTGGGGAAAGCCGATCTGCAGGTTTTGCTTCTGAATTTCCGGAACGATCCGGTAAAATTCGTCCCACGTCTCCGGCACCTCCAGCCCCAGCTCCAGCAAAATATCTTTCCGATAAAACAGCATCGGGAACGACTGCGTCTCGGGCAGCGCATACGTCTGGCCTTCGAACGTGTAAGGCACCATGGCGCTGGGGTGAAACCGGGAGGCGACCTCCTCGAAGTTCGGCATGTCGTGGATCGGCTGCACCGCGTTCCGCAGCGCGTATTGCACCGGATCCGCCACGGGATTGCCCATCGCGACGTCGGGTCCGGTGCCCGCGAGCACCGAAGGAAGCAGCGTCTGTTCCGGGATCAGCTTGAGCTTCACATGAATTCCGGTTTCGGGGGTGAACGCGTCGTTCAGCATCTCCCGGATGATCTGCGCTTGGTCGCGGCCGGACGTCAGCCACACCTCCACCTCGCGACCGCCGTCGCTCCCCTCCTGCACGGCCAGCGTGTTGTAATCGACGACGAACGACAGGAAGAAAGACTGAACTTCGAACAGAAGACTTGCGAAGAAGCTCGGCTCCGCCTGCGGCAGCGGCGCCGACGTCTGAACGACGCTGACGTAATCGAGCGTGAGCGGCTGCTCGCCGACCGTCAGAATCCACGTGCCGAGCGCGCCGATATTTTCCTTGAACGGAGCGAACGTCTTGGCGATTCGATCCTCGGGGTCCTCGACCATCTGCTCGAGCTGGAAGGCGATCTTGTCGAGCAGCACCGTCTGCTCGCCCTTCTGTCCGGTGAACGCTTCCATCTCGGCGGAGATGCGCCGCAGCTCCTCCGCGTTCTCGGCCATCGTCGCGATCGCGTCCGGAATGAGCTTCTTGAAGTCGTAGTCCCGGTACAAATCCGGCTCGGAGCCGGTAATCATGAGAATTTGCCGGTACGCGGCGTTCAGCTCGAACAAGCTGGCGTCGACCCGCTGCAGCACGTCGGCCAAGTCGCCTAACGTCACCTGGAACGTCAGCTCGTGTTCGCCCGCTTCGAGGTAGAACGCGTACTCCCGCCCGCCGTCGCCCAGCGCCTGCACCTGCCAGCGATTCCCGTAATTAAATCGCACCGCTTCGGCTTCTTCGAACGGCACCTTGCCGTCGATGAGCACTTTCCGGTTGACGTACATACCGGCCAGCAGCTGCTGTTTGAACCTCGTGACGATCTTGTATAAGCCGTCTTCCTCGACCGTGAACCGATACGTCACCCACTGCCCCGGCAGCTTCCACTTGTCGCCGCCGATGCTGTTGAGCCGCAGCTTCGCGGGATCCTGGGGCTCCGTCAGCGGCGACGACCGGTCGGCGATCGGATACAGCGTATTGTCCGACTTCTCGTAAGGGAGCTGCGCTTGGATTTTCACCGGCGCGGCGTCCGCCTCCCGGTAGCCTTGCGCCTCGTAGAACGCCGCCGCTTCCGCGTACGGCTTTGGCTTCTCCGCGGCGTACAGGCGGATGGAACGGATTACAGCCGGTTCTCTGACCGACTCTAGTCCGATCGTGTGCCGCCCCTCTTCGAGATACACCTGAAGCGGATCGTTATAGTAACCTAGCGAATCGTGCAAGAGCGTCGTTCTCCACCGCGGCGCTTCGGCTTGCCGCGGCCGGATGTCGTTCCCGTTCCCGTCTTGCGAGATAGCGCCCGTGTCTTTCCATATTCGCGACAGCCGGATCGTCTTCGCCTCGTCGTACGGGACGGCCCCGTCGACGTAGAGCATCCGCTCGATATCGTTGCCTTTGCCTTCCACGGGGTAGTACAACACTTCGACGTTGTACATGCCGCTCGCGGGAACGTCGACTTCCCATTCGATGATCCCGGTTTCTCCCGTTCGCACGGACTTGCCTTCCATGCCTTCGAACCGCTCAAAGATTTCTGTACTCGTCTCCGCCCGAACGAACGTATGCGCCTCGATCGTGAGGTCCGCTCGTCCGGCGCCTTGCTTCGCGTGCCGCTCGAGATAGTCCCCGTAGCTTTCTAGCTTCAGCAGCATCTCCCCGCTCGCCGCCGTTTCGTTCGCCGTCGCCGCGTTCGGCCATAGCATGAATGCCAATCCGATGGCCAACGCAACCCCCAACCGCCTCGCTATGACGTTTCCTTTCACCGTAACACCCTCCAACCTGCAAGGATTCGCC
The nucleotide sequence above comes from Paenibacillus antri. Encoded proteins:
- a CDS encoding carbohydrate ABC transporter permease → MNRDVAMGGPAAVRRTRGAFGRKLAQGWKAAKKNKVSYLFAAPYMLLFFTFTALPVLVSLVLGFTSFNLLEAPMFVGMDNYIRLFLGDDIFVKAIGNTFLMAVMVGPIGYAMCLVFAWLINELPRAWRTFLTLIFYAPSISGNIYLVWGVLFNKDAYGYANALLLRYNFISTPILWFENPEYMLGLVVLVALWTSVGTSFLSFIAGLQGIDRSLYEAAAVDGIRNRWQELWYVTLPSMKPQLMFGAVMSITGAFSSGAIVTALCGMPSVDYAAHTIVNHLEDYGSVRFEMGYASAIATVLFLIMIGSNKLVQKLLSKVGE
- a CDS encoding extracellular solute-binding protein, which translates into the protein MKGNVIARRLGVALAIGLAFMLWPNAATANETAASGEMLLKLESYGDYLERHAKQGAGRADLTIEAHTFVRAETSTEIFERFEGMEGKSVRTGETGIIEWEVDVPASGMYNVEVLYYPVEGKGNDIERMLYVDGAVPYDEAKTIRLSRIWKDTGAISQDGNGNDIRPRQAEAPRWRTTLLHDSLGYYNDPLQVYLEEGRHTIGLESVREPAVIRSIRLYAAEKPKPYAEAAAFYEAQGYREADAAPVKIQAQLPYEKSDNTLYPIADRSSPLTEPQDPAKLRLNSIGGDKWKLPGQWVTYRFTVEEDGLYKIVTRFKQQLLAGMYVNRKVLIDGKVPFEEAEAVRFNYGNRWQVQALGDGGREYAFYLEAGEHELTFQVTLGDLADVLQRVDASLFELNAAYRQILMITGSEPDLYRDYDFKKLIPDAIATMAENAEELRRISAEMEAFTGQKGEQTVLLDKIAFQLEQMVEDPEDRIAKTFAPFKENIGALGTWILTVGEQPLTLDYVSVVQTSAPLPQAEPSFFASLLFEVQSFFLSFVVDYNTLAVQEGSDGGREVEVWLTSGRDQAQIIREMLNDAFTPETGIHVKLKLIPEQTLLPSVLAGTGPDVAMGNPVADPVQYALRNAVQPIHDMPNFEEVASRFHPSAMVPYTFEGQTYALPETQSFPMLFYRKDILLELGLEVPETWDEFYRIVPEIQKQNLQIGFPQDITGLQIFLYQTGAELYDAGRTRSTLDADATVEAFQKQTELFTTYRFPRDYDFANRFRTGEMPLGIADYTTYNQLIAFAPEIRGLWEFAPLPGTVRADGTIDRATPATGTAVMMLKGVEDKEAAWRFMEWWTRADTQSRFGREMEAVLGKSAKQATANLEALASMPWTEREADILMEQWSYAVGTPEVPGGYYVTRSIGFAAAAAYNDGDPEALLDYVRETDEEIARKRKEFRLEGDEDE
- a CDS encoding YIP1 family protein yields the protein MVWKTWKTRILAGAAVCLLLGAGAGSASAMVPYKTYTYDYEGNYVVSPDAYVPDRVVGAIDMGIADGTGLNQPQDLVTGPDGRVYIADTGNHRIVVLDEQYRFQREIRSFARADGTEDGFNAPAGLFVTDDGTLYVADAKNARIVALRPDGSLLNVFEAPDADVLPAGFIYEPSAVGVDQAGRMYVISKSTNMGVIALNADGRFDGFVGAEKVEPKALDLFWELVTTDAQRSRSAKNVPTEYNNIAIDELGFAYVTSSALNARNQLQAMRNRDRSSQYAPIKRLNNTGIDVLKRNGAYPPAGDLQTAETVSRFIDAALTADGVYTALDATQNKLFTYDGEGNLLYAFGGTGSQNGVFRAAVAIAYQGAKLLALDANTARVTVFARTAYGDAIAEAIRHRKERSYDASIAAWREVLKMHPSFELAYSGVAMSHMRKAEYREAMENYKLANDWDQYFKAFAAYRKEVARNIILLIPIAAAALIWLATRFFAYARRVNAAGWKKAGKRTYKEELLYALHLIVHPFDGFWDLKHERRGSFRAAVTIVALVMAVDVWRTMVGGYVLFPTDWRVIELHDTALRVLIPFVLWVCANWGLTTLMDGEGSLKDIFIASAYALTPIVLIQVPAALFSNVLTLQEVQFVNVLSTIAYAWAFALIFVGVMVTNDYAPFKNFYTSAISVVGMGFVAFLVVLFINILQKMQTFFATIVDEITFRL
- a CDS encoding carbohydrate ABC transporter permease, which codes for MIHIKLSRSKNGIRRSYFADFGIYLFLTAFGLFMVLPMVYAVSNAIKPLEELWYFPPRFLVNHPTLENFRDLFVVMSDSWVPFSRYVFNTAFITAVGTAGHVVLASLCAYVLSKHTFPGKGFLFSIVVLSLMFSGTVTQIPNFIIIASLGWIDSYSALIVPAFASSLGLYLMKQFMDQMIPDAVLESARMDGASEWKIFWHIAMPMVKPAWLTLIIFSIQGLWGIGANQFIQSEELKTLNYALSQILAGGIARTGTGSAAAVMMMIVPIIVFIISQSKIIETMSASGMKE
- a CDS encoding DUF5696 domain-containing protein; protein product: MKARGIVALLTAIGMGSALFLWQPTLMKSEEEEPAASAPALQPASPEAGLAPAAENDDLILFFDNRTGGIAVEHKASGHRFYSNPLDAAEDPKASDDIKQKLMSQVELLYRTKGKEGEAEMNSYAHAAQLGQVKWGKLPNGMRVEMTLGREEQRLLLPQRITKESFEMFILEKIESERGKRQAQAYYILDEGTGVYSLKTSLNDRDKRVLEGLVQEAGYTYEMLEAEYEKIGYSGDDAAFPYFKLAVDYALEGNGLTAKLRVGDIEYDTERFELVRLSLLGYFGAGKTGEDGYLFLPDGSGTLMRFNNDGSKTTLLTTGKLYGPDRALTQSPRGSFKQEFRAPVFGIKRGDAALLAVIEEGDATAEINGMAGGIVHSWNTAYAAFTIRNKDTYIAENAFEQAPWIVYEKAGYDGDIALRYVFLAGDDANYVGMAKAYRDTLVDRGVLKPASPEAQVPFYLETMGAVEAMTRKWGFPVVSRMAITSFEEAGTMLEELAARGVGSLKLRYTAWYNGGFFHTAPSNMKTEKALGGAAGLRRLSEQASRAGAQVFPDVDFLYVSDNRWFDGFAPKQDSIRTLFQKIGYNAYLNPAELEYENNEWIVDPRKLPGYYESFSKAYRSLGIDAMSLSTLGEGLHSNFKTNRDSNRQQAQGYQTSVLAKASSEYGAIMTDFGNAYTFPYADHILRLPTEDSSFAVADEAVPFLQIALHGYVGYAGEPLNLTNDVRRAVLKTLETGGGVYFKLNAGDNRELKHANLFNERYASSFDEWKEDAASIYAEVDEALRDVQGEPIVDHERLDEDVYRTTFANGKRIVINYRDEAVSVDGATIGPVDYAVWAP